The following are encoded together in the Candidatus Methylomirabilis oxygeniifera genome:
- a CDS encoding Sensor protein, translating to MRWGLRARLVFWHGIGLAVILAGTFAAADWLLRRSLSDQVDAALLALAETEAASALDSTTIHLHEHRGASGAPEFRTLDKLVQILDLDGRVIIRSVSLGDTTLPMSSILLSRIRNRETVLDTLQNFAGDPVRLVSMPIEEGGKVRYALQVATSLRPTRIFLATTRLLIIIVSFVLLAVVTVTGAILAKNTLRPIEAMVAMAQRVGETNLQERLPYPGTKDEIGHLVDTLNGMLDRLERSFAVQSRFTADAAHELRSPLSRLRAELEVALRRPRDLSEYRTVLLSCLEEVERLSRLTGDLLVLARLDAGERHGCKRESVLITTVVDRAVKRIQQEAQRKNVAIAIEPSAHLSVAVYDGSLEQVIANLLENAIKFSPSGSNITVRARSENDHVLLTVSDTGPGIPCNELPRVFERFYRGDTARSSEVPGVGLGLAICRGIVEAQGGSISVDGTSGAGTTVTVRLARAV from the coding sequence ATGCGCTGGGGGCTCAGGGCGCGCCTGGTCTTCTGGCACGGGATCGGTCTGGCGGTCATCCTGGCAGGGACGTTCGCCGCTGCCGATTGGTTGCTGCGGCGAAGTCTCAGCGATCAGGTCGATGCGGCCCTGCTGGCGCTCGCCGAGACCGAGGCGGCATCGGCGTTAGACAGCACGACGATCCATCTCCACGAACATAGGGGCGCGTCTGGGGCACCGGAGTTCCGTACCCTCGACAAGCTGGTCCAGATTCTGGATCTGGATGGCCGCGTGATCATCCGGAGCGTCAGTCTTGGCGACACGACGCTTCCGATGTCGTCGATTCTGCTCTCCCGCATTCGCAACCGGGAAACCGTCCTGGACACGCTGCAGAACTTTGCCGGAGACCCGGTGCGTCTGGTCTCCATGCCGATCGAGGAGGGCGGTAAAGTTCGCTACGCGCTTCAAGTCGCGACTTCTCTCCGTCCGACAAGGATATTCCTTGCCACGACTCGCCTTCTGATCATCATCGTCTCATTCGTCCTCCTGGCGGTCGTGACGGTGACGGGGGCCATCCTCGCTAAGAATACATTGCGCCCGATTGAGGCAATGGTTGCGATGGCCCAGCGCGTCGGCGAGACGAATCTTCAGGAGCGACTTCCGTATCCCGGCACCAAGGACGAGATCGGCCATCTGGTCGATACACTCAATGGCATGCTCGATCGACTCGAGCGAAGCTTCGCCGTGCAGAGTCGCTTTACCGCCGATGCCGCCCACGAGCTTCGTTCGCCGCTATCGCGGCTGCGCGCGGAATTGGAGGTGGCCCTTCGACGGCCGAGAGATCTCTCGGAGTACCGGACGGTGCTCCTTTCCTGCCTCGAGGAGGTGGAGCGGCTGTCGCGCCTCACGGGCGACTTGCTGGTGTTGGCCCGACTCGATGCGGGTGAACGCCACGGTTGTAAGCGCGAGTCGGTCCTCATCACAACAGTCGTTGATCGGGCAGTCAAGCGGATTCAGCAAGAGGCACAGCGTAAGAACGTGGCTATTGCCATCGAGCCGTCGGCCCACCTCTCCGTCGCCGTGTACGACGGGAGCCTGGAGCAGGTGATAGCCAATCTGCTTGAGAACGCCATCAAGTTTTCTCCGTCGGGAAGCAACATCACGGTGCGCGCCCGCAGCGAAAACGATCACGTACTGCTCACCGTCTCGGATACCGGGCCCGGCATCCCATGTAATGAGTTGCCCCGAGTTTTCGAGCGCTTCTATCGTGGCGATACCGCGCGCTCTTCCGAGGTCCCAGGCGTTGGGTTGGGTCTGGCCATTTGCCGCGGCATCGTCGAGGCTCAGGGCGGATCGATCTCAGTCGACGGCACGTCCGGAGCCGGGACCACGGTGACCGTCCGTCTTGCCCGTGCGGTCTAA
- a CDS encoding putative Two-component transcriptional regulator; putative transcriptional regulator involved in heavy-metal (Cu/Zn) homeostasis (Evidence 3 : Function proposed based on presence of conserved amino acid motif, structural feature or limited homology; PubMedId : 11004187, 11283292, 11399769; Product type pr : putative regulator), with the protein MRLLLVEDDQKAARVLKKGLAEEGVVVDIANSGDEGEYLASVNDYDVIVLDWLLPGKDGIQLCRELRARGLSTPILMVTAKDALRDRIKGLDTGADDYMVKPFAFAELLARIRALMRRGTGPRPTMLRVADLVIDPASHRVTRGGASIKLTTKEYAIIEFLARRVGEVVTRTTLGEHIWEDEFDNLTNLVDVHISNLRKKIDAGSTVSLIHTVRGRGYRLSEEQE; encoded by the coding sequence ATGAGACTCCTGCTAGTCGAAGACGATCAAAAGGCTGCGCGTGTCCTAAAGAAGGGGCTGGCCGAGGAGGGCGTGGTCGTTGACATCGCCAATTCCGGCGACGAAGGTGAATATCTCGCTTCCGTGAACGACTACGATGTGATCGTCCTTGACTGGCTTCTGCCCGGAAAAGACGGGATTCAACTCTGCCGTGAACTGCGAGCCCGCGGTCTCTCCACGCCCATTCTGATGGTAACGGCAAAGGATGCCCTTCGAGACCGAATCAAGGGACTCGATACCGGAGCGGACGACTACATGGTGAAGCCGTTCGCCTTCGCCGAGTTACTTGCCAGAATTCGAGCGCTTATGAGACGTGGGACGGGTCCGCGGCCGACGATGCTTCGAGTGGCCGATCTCGTCATTGATCCGGCCAGCCATCGCGTCACTCGCGGCGGGGCCAGCATCAAGTTGACTACGAAGGAATATGCCATCATCGAGTTCCTGGCGCGCCGCGTCGGAGAGGTTGTCACCCGCACCACGTTGGGCGAGCACATCTGGGAAGACGAGTTCGACAACCTGACCAACCTTGTCGATGTGCATATCAGCAATCTGAGAAAGAAGATCGATGCCGGCTCAACGGTTTCGCTTATCCATACCGTGCGCGGCCGCGGATATCGGTTGAGTGAGGAGCAGGAGTAA
- a CDS encoding conserved protein of unknown function (Evidence 4 : Homologs of previously reported genes of unknown function) — protein MRKVPYPHPGELLLEEFLKPIGITQYRLAKEIGVPQRRIGEIVTGTRAITVDTGLRLSRFFGMSEDFWIGLQMDYDATKAKDSLAKTLAKIKPWTLREVHSGTPASQSTEADGEDSASLEQLQTLQG, from the coding sequence ATGCGTAAAGTCCCCTATCCCCACCCCGGAGAACTTCTGCTGGAAGAATTTCTAAAACCCATAGGCATCACGCAGTATCGACTGGCCAAGGAGATCGGCGTACCGCAACGACGCATCGGTGAGATCGTGACCGGCACGCGCGCCATTACCGTCGATACGGGTCTGCGTTTATCGCGGTTTTTCGGCATGTCCGAGGATTTCTGGATCGGCTTACAGATGGACTACGACGCAACCAAGGCCAAGGATTCCCTTGCCAAGACGCTGGCGAAGATCAAACCATGGACTCTGCGCGAGGTTCATTCGGGTACCCCGGCCTCACAAAGCACTGAAGCCGACGGCGAGGACAGCGCATCGCTTGAACAGTTGCAGACACTGCAAGGCTAA
- a CDS encoding Plasmid maintenance system killer, with the protein MPIRSFKCAETQGLFGGKRIKRFAHIECVAMRKLAILNRVGRLDDLRVPPGNRLEALKGDRFGQYSIRINDQFRVCFVWTTEGPKDVEIVDYHWERHHA; encoded by the coding sequence ATGCCGATCCGGTCGTTCAAGTGCGCTGAGACGCAAGGCCTGTTTGGCGGCAAACGTATCAAGCGGTTTGCGCACATCGAATGCGTTGCCATGCGCAAGCTGGCAATACTGAACCGGGTCGGAAGACTCGATGACTTGCGCGTGCCGCCGGGCAACCGGCTCGAAGCCTTGAAAGGCGACCGCTTCGGGCAGTATAGCATCCGCATTAACGATCAGTTCCGTGTGTGCTTCGTGTGGACGACGGAAGGCCCGAAGGACGTTGAGATCGTAGACTATCACTGGGAGAGACATCATGCGTAA
- a CDS encoding Predicted nucleic acid-binding protein,contains PIN domain (fragment) gives MPAHHCEFIALAEHLNIPLVTSDAQILAEFPDTAVSLNTFISM, from the coding sequence ATGCCCGCACATCACTGCGAATTCATTGCATTGGCCGAGCATCTGAACATCCCGCTTGTGACATCGGACGCCCAGATACTGGCGGAGTTTCCTGACACCGCTGTTTCACTGAACACGTTCATTTCAATGTGA
- a CDS encoding protein of unknown function (Evidence 5 : No homology to any previously reported sequences) yields MQDETAPTVLEAYRKAIEQDPENIEARYQLALEYHQVRRVKEAIAEMQRVIMLDPRRLDAHFQLSLWYYGRCMFHAAVDAAKKVLALDPTHPWAHYRMAMSYFHLGKLDLAIQSFGKVLHADPTHIMVHYHLGIIYERKRMWHDAIREFSQVVSENPEAASSHFHLGLAYKRLEMSDLAIGEFMAALNLDGDDNASLEQLHTLQG; encoded by the coding sequence ATGCAGGACGAAACAGCGCCGACAGTCCTTGAGGCATATCGCAAGGCCATCGAGCAGGACCCGGAGAACATCGAGGCCCGGTATCAGCTTGCGCTGGAGTATCACCAGGTAAGACGGGTAAAGGAAGCGATCGCTGAGATGCAACGGGTCATCATGCTGGATCCCAGGCGTCTCGATGCCCACTTTCAGCTCAGCCTCTGGTATTACGGGCGATGCATGTTCCACGCCGCCGTTGACGCCGCCAAAAAGGTCTTAGCTCTGGACCCCACTCACCCTTGGGCCCACTATCGGATGGCGATGTCCTATTTCCATTTGGGCAAGCTGGATCTGGCGATACAGAGTTTCGGGAAGGTGCTGCACGCGGACCCCACGCATATCATGGTGCATTACCACTTGGGCATCATCTATGAGCGGAAACGGATGTGGCACGACGCGATTCGGGAATTCTCACAGGTGGTATCCGAGAATCCTGAGGCTGCTTCCTCTCACTTTCACCTGGGACTTGCCTACAAGCGGCTGGAAATGAGCGATCTGGCCATCGGAGAGTTCATGGCGGCCCTGAACCTCGACGGCGATGACAACGCATCCCTCGAACAGTTGCACACCCTCCAAGGATAA
- a CDS encoding membrane protein of unknown function (Evidence 5 : No homology to any previously reported sequences), whose protein sequence is MEGAGKGDGVGMNTRPFEESFQWLRTGGLRLAIIVAGSLVLVHLLKLASDRVVRAVADGGAGQVSEQEKRALTLAGIVKTVGTTVVVIIATMMGLQEIGLDITPIIAGAGVVGLAVGFGAQSLIKDVIAGFFIILEGQFAVGDVIKTGEISGVVERLNLRVTILRDVSSGAVHFIPNSELKVVSNLTKEWSRVALDIGVAYHEDIDRVVEVLQQIGQGLARDERMGPLILEPPEVLGIESFGESQVTIKVLVKTLPQRQWEVARELRRRIKATFEKEGIEIPFPTQVHLTRIESLPQEEQP, encoded by the coding sequence GTGGAGGGGGCAGGTAAGGGTGACGGTGTCGGGATGAACACGCGGCCCTTTGAGGAGAGCTTCCAGTGGCTGCGGACCGGCGGGCTGCGGCTAGCAATTATCGTGGCAGGAAGCCTGGTACTGGTTCACCTCCTCAAGCTGGCTTCGGATCGTGTCGTCCGCGCCGTTGCGGATGGGGGCGCCGGACAGGTTAGTGAGCAGGAAAAGCGCGCCCTGACGCTGGCCGGTATCGTCAAGACCGTCGGGACGACGGTGGTTGTGATCATCGCCACGATGATGGGACTGCAGGAGATCGGACTGGACATCACCCCCATCATCGCCGGCGCAGGTGTGGTGGGGCTGGCCGTCGGTTTCGGCGCCCAGAGCCTGATCAAGGATGTGATCGCCGGCTTCTTTATCATCCTCGAGGGACAGTTTGCAGTGGGCGATGTCATCAAGACGGGTGAGATCAGCGGTGTGGTGGAGCGACTCAATCTGCGCGTGACGATCCTTCGGGATGTCAGCAGTGGCGCGGTGCACTTTATCCCGAATAGCGAACTCAAGGTTGTTTCAAACCTGACAAAGGAGTGGTCGCGAGTAGCTCTGGACATTGGCGTCGCCTACCACGAGGATATTGATCGGGTCGTCGAGGTGCTGCAGCAGATCGGACAGGGGCTGGCAAGGGATGAGAGGATGGGTCCGCTGATCCTGGAACCGCCGGAGGTTCTCGGTATCGAGTCCTTCGGCGAATCTCAGGTTACCATCAAGGTGCTGGTCAAAACGCTGCCTCAGCGACAATGGGAGGTGGCTCGGGAGTTAAGAAGGCGAATTAAAGCGACCTTTGAGAAGGAGGGGATCGAGATCCCCTTTCCTACACAAGTACACCTGACACGGATCGAGAGCCTGCCCCAAGAAGAGCAACCATGA
- a CDS encoding putative 4-alpha-glucanotransferase (Amylomaltase) (Disproportionating enzyme) (D-enzyme) (Evidence 3 : Function proposed based on presence of conserved amino acid motif, structural feature or limited homology), whose product MTKKPVVRSFDSGQGKLRFLLVLHNHQPLGNFDEVIQTLMDRAYRPLLGAIYSRPTLKFSLHLSGPLLLWLERRAPDYLDLIGELVQRGRLELLSGGLYEPILAAIPHEDRIAQITLMSERIRSRFGVRPRGLWLTERIWDSAIIPSLVGAGVDYVLMDDRAFLTSGFEADRLHDYYLTEAEGEPLAIFPIDKRLRYLIPFRPPEEIEAHLRWIAQIGGRLAIAADDGEKFGGWPGTAKWVYDDGWLKGFLDLLEGADDWLVSQTVSEALEDVHPAGLCYLPTCSYVEMEEWALGPDGGRRFEELKGRLGSDVDRFMPHLHGGHWKHFLVRYPEANRAHKKGLALSRLLPGGHGATQARLELFAAQCNDSYWHGIFGGLYLPHLRHEIWRHLARAEAFIRRRQKLKVESADLDCDGSPEVWVSNSRLSAQIQPHRGGRLVEWTDFAGEVNLLNTLTRRPETYHDAIRRAAAQPEGQTPEGIPGIHDLQRAASTDLVEGLCCDQWERAAFLDHFFAEPDPLAAWVSGHLDERGDFVNGDWDWQHTATGVAITRLGRVRTNHEPNHPLFLRKEYTFADDRGLTVSYRMTNQGSDHLRIRFGVELNFFLLGLALGRSFITLGDRHISLDFPISIAGVEEFTLSALESGSQLRIELDHPAALYSHLVATVSQSEDGYERTVQGVAAMPTWDLDLNPGEEWRGQVRVTVSG is encoded by the coding sequence ATGACAAAGAAACCAGTCGTGAGATCCTTCGACAGCGGTCAGGGCAAGCTCCGTTTCTTGCTTGTCCTACACAACCATCAGCCGCTGGGCAATTTTGATGAGGTAATCCAGACGCTGATGGATAGGGCCTACCGACCTCTCCTTGGGGCCATCTATAGTAGACCCACGCTTAAATTCAGCCTGCACCTGAGTGGGCCGCTTCTGCTATGGCTGGAGCGCCGAGCCCCGGATTACCTCGATCTCATCGGTGAACTGGTCCAGCGCGGTCGACTTGAACTCCTGTCTGGAGGGTTATATGAGCCGATCCTGGCGGCCATTCCACATGAGGATCGCATCGCCCAGATTACGCTGATGAGCGAGCGTATCCGGTCTCGTTTCGGTGTCCGCCCGCGCGGTCTGTGGCTGACCGAACGGATCTGGGACAGCGCGATCATCCCGTCCCTTGTGGGGGCAGGGGTCGATTATGTCCTGATGGATGACCGGGCGTTTCTCACGTCAGGATTTGAGGCCGATCGGCTGCACGACTATTATCTCACCGAAGCCGAGGGCGAGCCGCTGGCCATCTTCCCGATCGATAAGCGGCTCCGGTACCTGATCCCGTTTCGCCCGCCGGAGGAGATTGAGGCGCACCTGCGTTGGATCGCACAGATTGGCGGGCGGCTGGCCATCGCTGCCGACGATGGTGAAAAGTTCGGCGGCTGGCCCGGGACGGCAAAGTGGGTCTACGACGACGGATGGCTGAAGGGGTTCCTGGACCTGCTTGAAGGTGCAGACGACTGGCTCGTATCGCAGACGGTGAGCGAGGCGCTGGAGGACGTTCATCCCGCCGGACTCTGTTACCTCCCTACCTGCTCCTATGTCGAGATGGAAGAATGGGCGCTCGGACCGGACGGGGGGCGACGGTTTGAGGAGCTGAAGGGTCGTCTCGGCTCCGATGTCGATCGGTTCATGCCGCATCTGCACGGAGGGCATTGGAAGCATTTCCTGGTCCGATATCCCGAGGCGAACCGGGCCCACAAGAAGGGGCTGGCGCTGAGTCGACTGCTGCCTGGGGGGCATGGGGCCACGCAAGCCAGGCTTGAGCTCTTTGCGGCTCAGTGTAACGACAGCTACTGGCACGGGATATTCGGCGGCCTGTATCTGCCCCATTTGCGGCATGAGATTTGGCGACATTTGGCGCGCGCTGAGGCGTTCATCCGCCGTCGCCAGAAGCTCAAGGTTGAGTCGGCCGATCTTGATTGCGACGGGTCACCGGAGGTCTGGGTCTCGAACAGCCGTCTCTCGGCCCAAATTCAGCCGCATCGCGGCGGTCGGCTGGTGGAGTGGACAGACTTCGCCGGGGAGGTGAACCTCCTCAATACCCTCACGCGCCGTCCGGAGACCTATCACGATGCGATCAGGCGCGCGGCAGCGCAACCCGAAGGGCAGACACCCGAGGGGATCCCTGGGATTCACGACCTGCAGCGAGCGGCGTCAACCGATCTTGTGGAGGGGCTTTGCTGCGATCAATGGGAACGCGCAGCGTTCCTCGACCATTTTTTTGCGGAACCTGATCCCCTGGCTGCCTGGGTTTCAGGCCACCTGGATGAACGGGGGGATTTTGTCAATGGGGACTGGGACTGGCAGCACACGGCTACCGGCGTCGCGATCACTCGATTGGGGCGAGTTCGAACGAACCATGAGCCGAATCACCCGCTCTTCCTACGAAAGGAATACACCTTCGCAGATGATCGAGGCTTGACCGTATCCTACCGGATGACGAATCAGGGAAGTGATCACCTGCGCATCCGCTTTGGGGTAGAGTTGAACTTCTTCCTACTCGGTCTTGCCTTGGGCCGATCGTTTATCACGCTGGGCGACCGGCACATCTCGCTCGACTTCCCGATCTCTATAGCGGGAGTCGAAGAGTTCACCCTGTCCGCTCTGGAGTCAGGCTCTCAGCTTCGCATTGAACTCGATCATCCCGCCGCCCTGTACAGCCACCTGGTTGCAACGGTCTCGCAATCGGAGGATGGGTACGAACGAACAGTGCAAGGAGTGGCTGCCATGCCCACCTGGGATCTCGATCTCAATCCTGGTGAGGAGTGGAGGGGGCAGGTAAGGGTGACGGTGTCGGGATGA
- the glgB gene encoding 1,4-alpha-glucan branching enzyme (Evidence 2a : Function of homologous gene experimentally demonstrated in an other organism; PubMedId : 12196524; Product type e : enzyme) yields MLSSLAAEVIEAIVRGEHGDPFAVLGPHEVPIAAEPCVVVRAFLPDVREAMVVHADGEIKDRPMELVHPDGLFEVVVPTRNGLFPYRLRVVDRQGQGYEIEDPYRFPPTLSDYDLYLLGEGSHLRNYEKLGAHLMTLGGVPGVRFAVWAPNARRVSVVGDFNRWDGRCHPMRNHPGNGIWDLFIPSLTENALYKFEIKSQSGEPLALKADPFAFAFEPSPRTASRVFSIDAYRWGDASWMDARAHQNWLERPVAIYEVHLGSWMRSPEEGHSCLTYRELAHRLADYATEMGYTHVELLPITEHPFYGSWGYQTIGYFSPTCRYGTPTDFMYFVDHLHQRGIGVILDWVPSHFPRDPHGLVYFDGTCLYEHEDPRKGEHREWGTLIFNYGRKEVDNFLLGNALFWLERYHLDGLRVDAVASMLYLDYSRQPGEWVPNIYGGHENLEAVAFLKRFNELVYERHPGVITIAEESTAWPQVSRPTYVGGLGFGLKWNMGWMHDMLGYMTLDPVHRGYHHNNLTFGLLYAFTENFVLPLSHDEVVHEKGSLLGKMSGDTWQKFANLRSFYVFMYGHPGKKLLFMGGEFGQWREWDHDQSLDWHLLAEGPHHQGLQRLVRDLNQLYRCQSALHEVDFDPHGFEWIDCHDWQGSIVSFLRRARNPDDFMIVVCNFTPVPRHDYRIGVPTGGYYVEILNSDAAIYGGSNLGNGGGVEAEPIPGHGRPFSLLLTIPPLGGLILKPAST; encoded by the coding sequence ATGCTTTCCAGTCTTGCTGCTGAGGTGATCGAGGCGATTGTCCGGGGTGAGCACGGCGATCCGTTCGCCGTACTGGGCCCGCATGAGGTACCCATCGCCGCAGAGCCATGCGTCGTCGTGCGCGCCTTCCTCCCGGATGTCCGGGAGGCAATGGTCGTCCATGCCGATGGCGAGATCAAGGACCGGCCCATGGAGTTGGTACACCCGGACGGTCTCTTCGAGGTCGTCGTTCCGACGCGGAACGGCCTCTTTCCCTATCGACTGCGTGTCGTAGATCGGCAGGGACAGGGATACGAGATTGAAGACCCGTACCGTTTTCCTCCGACCTTGAGTGACTATGACCTGTACCTGTTGGGCGAGGGCAGTCACCTCAGAAACTATGAAAAGTTGGGGGCTCATCTGATGACCCTCGGCGGCGTACCAGGGGTCCGCTTTGCGGTCTGGGCCCCCAACGCCAGAAGAGTCAGCGTCGTCGGAGACTTCAATCGCTGGGATGGCCGGTGCCATCCGATGCGAAACCATCCCGGCAACGGCATATGGGATCTCTTTATCCCTTCTCTCACGGAGAACGCCCTGTACAAATTCGAGATCAAGTCGCAATCCGGCGAGCCGCTCGCCCTCAAAGCCGATCCGTTCGCCTTCGCCTTCGAGCCGTCACCCCGAACCGCTTCGCGCGTGTTCAGCATCGATGCCTACCGGTGGGGGGATGCGTCGTGGATGGACGCGCGAGCGCATCAGAATTGGCTTGAGCGACCGGTCGCGATCTACGAGGTGCATCTGGGCTCCTGGATGCGGTCGCCTGAGGAAGGGCATAGCTGTCTGACGTACCGGGAGCTGGCTCACCGGCTTGCCGATTACGCGACGGAGATGGGGTACACGCACGTCGAACTACTTCCGATTACGGAGCACCCGTTTTACGGCTCGTGGGGGTACCAAACCATCGGCTACTTCTCGCCAACCTGCCGGTATGGAACGCCGACCGACTTCATGTACTTCGTAGATCACCTGCACCAGCGCGGGATCGGCGTAATCCTTGACTGGGTCCCCTCCCATTTCCCTCGTGACCCGCACGGGCTGGTCTACTTCGACGGGACCTGCCTCTATGAGCATGAAGATCCTCGTAAGGGCGAACATCGCGAGTGGGGTACGCTCATCTTCAATTACGGCCGAAAGGAAGTGGACAACTTCCTGCTGGGCAATGCGCTCTTCTGGCTTGAACGCTATCACCTGGACGGTCTGCGGGTAGACGCGGTGGCCTCGATGCTCTACCTGGACTACTCGCGTCAGCCCGGCGAGTGGGTTCCTAACATCTACGGGGGGCATGAGAATCTGGAGGCGGTCGCCTTCCTGAAGCGCTTCAACGAACTGGTCTACGAGCGCCATCCTGGCGTGATAACCATTGCTGAGGAATCGACCGCGTGGCCCCAGGTCTCGCGCCCAACCTACGTGGGCGGACTCGGCTTTGGGTTGAAGTGGAACATGGGATGGATGCATGACATGCTGGGCTACATGACGCTCGACCCGGTCCATCGAGGCTACCACCACAACAACCTGACCTTTGGTCTGCTCTATGCTTTCACTGAGAACTTCGTCCTGCCCCTTTCCCACGACGAGGTGGTACACGAGAAAGGCTCACTCCTCGGCAAGATGTCGGGTGATACCTGGCAGAAGTTCGCCAACCTGCGATCTTTCTATGTCTTTATGTATGGACATCCCGGCAAGAAGCTTCTGTTTATGGGAGGAGAGTTCGGTCAATGGCGCGAGTGGGATCACGACCAGAGCCTGGATTGGCACCTTCTGGCAGAAGGTCCTCACCATCAAGGGTTGCAGAGGCTCGTGCGGGACCTGAACCAGCTCTACCGATGCCAGTCGGCTCTACACGAGGTCGATTTTGATCCGCACGGATTCGAGTGGATCGACTGCCATGACTGGCAGGGGAGCATCGTCTCGTTCTTGCGGCGCGCCAGGAATCCGGATGACTTCATGATCGTGGTCTGTAACTTCACCCCCGTCCCGCGACACGACTATCGCATCGGCGTACCGACCGGGGGCTACTATGTGGAGATCCTGAACTCAGATGCTGCGATCTATGGTGGCAGCAATCTCGGGAATGGCGGCGGCGTCGAAGCAGAGCCGATCCCGGGTCACGGACGACCGTTCTCATTGCTTCTCACCATCCCTCCGCTAGGCGGCTTGATTCTCAAGCCCGCATCCACGTAG
- a CDS encoding protein of unknown function (Evidence 5 : No homology to any previously reported sequences), with translation MTWWKSRHTVSLVISHLLIIMRLATGRPSLSPSRGFRPAAEPTRNSQEKAASPTRVAFSFFLATRELFWLKQKVRSQGAPIAFLSAFPPSLDSSRSCHHATAIEMKEGWCYLWAALPKIQEIT, from the coding sequence GTGACATGGTGGAAGTCGCGACACACAGTTTCCTTAGTGATTTCTCACCTGTTAATTATCATGAGGCTGGCGACTGGAAGGCCTTCGCTGAGTCCATCACGAGGCTTCCGGCCGGCGGCTGAGCCGACGCGAAACAGCCAGGAAAAGGCGGCTTCACCTACGCGAGTCGCCTTTTCTTTTTTCTTGGCCACCCGTGAACTCTTTTGGCTAAAGCAGAAGGTGCGCTCGCAAGGAGCGCCGATTGCTTTCCTTTCTGCCTTTCCGCCATCCTTGGATTCCTCTAGATCATGCCACCACGCAACCGCGATTGAAATGAAGGAGGGATGGTGTTATCTTTGGGCAGCGTTGCCCAAGATACAGGAGATTACATAA
- a CDS encoding exported protein of unknown function (Evidence 5 : No homology to any previously reported sequences): MSRKVLVAFIAFLAVVSFAGTASALHMITGEVIAVNPSWQELTINVSGFPVTFTAIDRATMALANLKPGDMVEVATHSFLSDFSPVNYHEAGDWKAFAESITRLPAGG; the protein is encoded by the coding sequence ATGTCGAGAAAAGTGTTGGTGGCTTTTATCGCTTTTCTAGCAGTGGTGTCCTTTGCCGGCACGGCGTCGGCGCTACATATGATCACCGGTGAGGTGATCGCGGTAAACCCCTCCTGGCAGGAACTGACAATAAATGTTTCGGGGTTTCCGGTGACCTTCACGGCCATCGACCGGGCTACAATGGCGCTGGCTAATCTTAAGCCGGGTGACATGGTGGAAGTCGCGACACACAGTTTCCTTAGTGATTTCTCACCTGTTAATTATCATGAGGCTGGCGACTGGAAGGCCTTCGCTGAGTCCATCACGAGGCTTCCGGCCGGCGGCTGA
- a CDS encoding Putative ATP-dependent DNA helicase (fragment) (Evidence 3 : Function proposed based on presence of conserved amino acid motif, structural feature or limited homology) — protein MLALTFTEKAAAEMERRVDLLVPYGFTDTWISTFHAFGDRVLREHALVLGLSPDRGCDVRRLPRRSHPTASR, from the coding sequence GTGCTGGCGCTGACCTTTACCGAGAAGGCGGCGGCGGAGATGGAGCGGCGTGTCGACCTGCTGGTTCCGTACGGCTTCACCGATACCTGGATCTCCACCTTTCACGCCTTTGGAGACCGCGTGCTTCGGGAGCACGCCCTGGTGCTGGGGCTGAGTCCGGACCGAGGCTGCGATGTTCGTCGGTTGCCCCGCCGGAGTCATCCCACAGCCTCCAGATAG